In the Brassica napus cultivar Da-Ae chromosome A7, Da-Ae, whole genome shotgun sequence genome, one interval contains:
- the LOC106423986 gene encoding ethylene-responsive transcription factor ERF013-like — MVKQERKIQVTTSSSSVPQSSSSSTSSSLALHHQSCKDKIRKYKGVRMRSWGSWVSEIRAPNQKTRIWLGSYSTAEAAARAYDAALLCLKGPKANLNFPHINTTSQFLIDIDEKTPLSPKSIQKVAAQAANSISSDVFTPSSFSNDADDHHDDGIQNHPSPSSSAASSPPDDYHNDDDLVSLMASFGDEHVSLMDPSWYDHNDMFFINGAFDYSPQLISSKTTMDDFYDGADIQLWSFS; from the coding sequence AAACAAGAACGTAAGATCCAAGTTACCACTTCGTCATCGTCAGTGcctcaatcttcttcttcttctacttcttccTCGTTGGCATTGCATCATCAATCTTGCAAGGACAAGATAAGGAAATACAAAGGAGTGAGAATGAGAAGCTGGGGATCATGGGTTTCTGAGATTAGGGCACCAAATCAAAAGACAAGAATCTGGTTAGGTTCTTACTCAACCGCAGAAGCAGCTGCTAGGGCTTATGATGCTGCTCTCTTGTGTCTTAAAGGTCCTAAAGCCAATCTCAACTTCCCACACATCAATACTACTTCTCAGTTTCTTATTGACATCGATGAAAAGACCCCTTTGTCCCCCAAATCCATCCAAAAGGTCGCCGCTCAAGCAGCTAACTCCATCTCATCTGACGTTTTTACCCCTTCCTCCTTCTCCAATGATGCTGATGATCATCATGACGATGGTATTCAAAACCATccgtctccttcttcttcagcaGCTTCTTCTCCACCAGATGATTATCATAATGATGATGATTTAGTATCGTTAATGGCATCATTCGGGGATGAACATGTGTCTTTGATGGATCCATCATGGTATGATCATAATGATATGTTCTTCATCAACGGAGCTTTTGATTACTCTCCACAATTGATCAGCTCGAAGACAACGATGGATGACTTCTACGACGGTGCTGATATTCAGCTTTGGAGTTTCAGTTGA